A section of the Centropristis striata isolate RG_2023a ecotype Rhode Island chromosome 7, C.striata_1.0, whole genome shotgun sequence genome encodes:
- the LOC131974652 gene encoding glycerol-3-phosphate acyltransferase 4 has translation MELFFNPFDNLVCILLGISFTVWFTLLLVFIIVPAIFGVSFGIRRLYMKSLLKLFEWATLRLERGAKEKNHPLYKPYSNAIIAKEPTSLEEEIKEIRRSGSNRELNSAPEFEMSDIFYFARRGVESIMDDEVTKRFSAEELESWNLLTRSNYNFHYISLRLTVLWGLGLLIRYGFLLPLRVTLAFTGVGLLVFLTCVIGLLPNGRMKNFLSQKVHLMCYRICVRALTAIITYHDSENKPKNGGICVANHTSPIDVIILASDGCYAMVGQIHGGLMGVIQRSMVKACPHIWFERSEVKDRHLVAKRLSDHVEDKSKLPILIFPEGTCINNTSVMMFKKGSFDIGATVYPVAIKYDPRFGDAFWNSSKFGMVNYLLRMMSSWAIVCSVWYLPPMSREEGEDAVQFANRVKAAIARQGGLVDLLWDGGLKRGKVKDTFKEEQQKLYSKMLVGTQEDRSRS, from the exons ATGGAGCTCTTTTTCAACCCATTTGACAACCTAGTGTGCATCCTGCTGGGCATCTCCTTCACTGTGTGGTTCACCCTGCTGCTGGTCTTTATTATCGTGCCTGCCATCTTTGGGGTGTCCTTTGGCATCCGGCGTCTTTACATGAAATCTTTATTAAAGCTCTTTGAG TGGGCCACACTTAGGCTAGAGAGAGGCGCAAAGGAAAAGAACCATCCCTTATACAAACCCTACTCAAATG CCATCATTGCCAAGGAGCCCACCTCCTTGGAAGAGGAGATCAAGGAGATCCGGAGGAGTGGCAGCAACAGAGAGCTGAACTCAGCCCCTGAGTTTGAGATGTCTGACATCTTCTATTTTGCTCGGCGAGGAGTGGAGAGCATCATGGACGATGAGGTGACCAAGCGGTTCAGTGCTGAGGAGTTGGAGTCCTGGAATCTGCTGACCCGCAGCAACTACAACTTCCACTACATCAGTCTGAGGCTGACCGTCCTTTGGGGGCTGGGCCTGCTGATCCGCTATGGCTTCCTGCTGCCTCTCAG GGTAACTCTTGCCTTCACTGGTGTCGGCCTCCTCGTGTTCCTCACCTGTGTTATTGGGCTGCTGCCAAATGGAAG GATGAAAAACTTTCTGAGTCAGAAAGTCCATTTGATGTGCTACAGAATATGTGTCAGAGCTCTGACTGCCATTATAACATACCATGACAG TGAGAATAAACCCAAGAATGGAGGCATCTGTGTCGCCAACCACACCTCACCCATCGATGTTATCATCCTGGCCAGCGATGGCTGCTATGCTATG GTGGGCCAAATTCACGGAGGCTTGATGGGGGTCATTCAGAGATCCATGGTCAAAGCCTGCCCGCACATTTGGTTCGAACGCTCAGAAGTCAAAGACAGACATCTAGTGGCCAAAAG ATTGAGTGATCATGTAGAAGACAAATCTAAACTACCCATTCTCATTTTCCCAGAAG GTACCTGCATTAACAACACTTCAGTCATGATGTTTAAGAAGGGCAGTTTTGATATTGGTGCCACCGTCTACCCTGTGGCCATTAAG TATGACCCTCGATTTGGGGACGCCTTCTGGAATAGCAGCAAGTTTGGGATGGTCAACTACCTGTTGCGTATGATGAGCAGCTGGGCCATCGTCTGCAGTGTGTGGTACCTTCCTCCCATGTCCAGAGAG GAGGGTGAAGACGCTGTACAGTTTGCCAATCGTGTAAAGGCAGCCATAGCCAGGCAAGGCGGACTGGTCGACCTCCTGTG GGATGGAGGACTGAAGCGAGGAAAGGTAAAAGATACCTTTAAAGAAGAGCAGCAGAAGctgtacagtaaaatgctgGTGGGCACGCAAGAGGACCGCAGTCGCTCCTGA
- the polr3d gene encoding DNA-directed RNA polymerase III subunit RPC4 has protein sequence MADSGSGDPSGQRVPTTPGGSGMGLLMGRRPPAAISTGRLPSMRSRDLTLGGVKKKTFTPNIIGRKVKEETKVEGGQRRDRKDGGRGRGPRDRGRGRGRPEVIQSHSIFEQGPAEMMMKKRSGYEGEKEAPSVGPSPIINIKKEYRETEEETKEILAKLERDNFIDDPFLRSERRSCPVQLPLAVSGWGFTEEFTKAAVKVEKVDEDVEPMEHGVEVKQEPEEAEIKKTEAAFRPPPLPEPEVLPDLLHRWSLSKGEELFFMQMPDTLPGQPPTIEHRPVKTEVQSEDGQSVLLKTESQGEEAEDNNCILKDLREGLIGKMLVRKSGRVQLILGQVTLDVSLGASCSFLQELVSIGSEGRTGDLTVLGNVKHKMVCSPDFEALLESSA, from the exons ATGGCGGATTCAGGCTCGGGTGACCCCAGTGGTCAACGTGTGCCAACCACCCCTGGAGGAAGTGGTATGGGACTGCTGATGGGCCGCAGACCACCAGCCGCCATCTCAACGGGCCGTCTCCCATCAATGAGATCAAGAGACCTCACCCTGGGAGGAGTGAAGAAG aaaacctTTACGCCCAACATTATTGGCAGAAAAGTGAAAGAAGA AACAAAAGTTGAAGGCGGACAGAGGAGAGACAGGAAGGATGGAGGTCGAGGTCGCGGTCCGAGAGACAGAGGCAGGGGCCGAGGTCGCCCAGAAGTCATCCAGTCCCACTCTATTTTTGAGCAGGGGCCTGcagagatgatgatgaagaagagAA GTGGATATGAAGGTGAGAAAGAGGCGCCGAGCGTGGGACCTTCACCCATcatcaatattaaaaaagaatacAGAGAGACGGAGGAAGAGACCAAGGAGATTCTGGCCAAGCTGGAGCGAGATAAT TTTATAGACGATCCCTTCCTGAGGAGCGAGCGGAGGAGCTGCCCTGTCCAGCTTCCTCTTGCTGTGTCGGGGTGGGGATTCACGGAGGAATTCACTAAAGCTGCTGTTAAAGTTGAGAAGGTGGATGAGGACGTAGAACCCATGGAACATGGAGTCGAAG TGAAACAGGAGCCAGAGGAAGCTGAAATAAAGAAGACGGAGGCCGCTTTCAGACCCCCTCCTCTCCCTGAGCCTGAAGTCCTTCCTGACCTGCTGCATAGATGGAGTCTGAGCAAAGGGGAGGAGCTGTTCTTCATGCAGATGCCGGACACGCTGCCCGGCCAGCCCCCCACCATCGAGCACAGGCCGGTGAAAACAGAGGTGCAGTCAGAGGACGGACAATCTGTGCTGCTGAAAACAGAGTCTCAG GGGGAGGAAGCTGAAGACAACAACTGCATTCTGAAAGACCTGCGGGAGGGACTTATAGGGAAGATGCTGGTGCGGAAGTCTGGCCGGGTCCAGCTCATACTGGGACAAGTGACACTTGATGTGTCTCTTGGAGCATCGTGCTCTTTCCTTCAG GAGCTGGTCTCTATTGGTTCGGAGGGAAGAACCGGCGACTTGACAGTATTAGGGAATGTCAAACATAAAATGGTTTGCTCCCCAGACTTTGAGGCTCTTCTGGAGAGCAGTGCATGA